Proteins encoded within one genomic window of Ovis aries strain OAR_USU_Benz2616 breed Rambouillet chromosome 1, ARS-UI_Ramb_v3.0, whole genome shotgun sequence:
- the LOC114109733 gene encoding LOW QUALITY PROTEIN: THO complex subunit 2-like (The sequence of the model RefSeq protein was modified relative to this genomic sequence to represent the inferred CDS: inserted 2 bases in 2 codons), whose product MAAATVVIPVEWIKNWEKSGRGEFLRLCRILSENKSHDSSTYRDFQQALYELSYHVIKGNLKHEQASNVLSDISEFREDMPSILADVFCILDIETNCLEEKSKGDYFTRLVLACLYLVSDTVLKERLDPETLESLGLIKQSQQFNQKSVKIKTKLFYKQQKFNLLREENEGYAKLIAELGQDLSGNITSDLILENIKSLIGCFNLDPNRVLDVILEVFECRPEHDDFFISLLESYMSMCEPQTLCHILGFKFKFYQEPIGETPSSLYRVAAVLLQFNLIDLDDLYVHLLPADNCIMDEHKQEIVEAKQIVRKLTMVVLSSDKIDEREKEKEKEXKMEKPPDNQKLGLLEALLKIGDWQHAQSIMDQMPPYYAASHKLIALAICKLIHITIEPLYRRVGVPKGAKGSPVSALQNKRAPKQAESFEDLRRDVFNMFCYLGPHLSHDPILFAKMVRIGKSFMKEFQSDGSKREDKEKTEVILSCLLSITDQVLLPSLSLMDCNACMSEELWXMFKIFPYQHRYRLYGQWKNETYNSHALLVKVKAQTIDRAKYIMKRLTKENVKPSGRQIGKLSHSNPTILFDYILSQIQKYDNLITPVIDSLKYLTSLNYDVLAYCIIEALANPEKEKMKHDDTTISSWLQSLASFCGAVFRKYPIDLAGLLQYVANQLKAGKSFDLLILKEVIQKMAGIEITEEMTMEQLEAMTGGEQLKAEGGYFGQIRNTKKSSQRLKDALLDHDLALPLCLLMAQQRNGIIFQEGEEKHLKLVGKLYDQCHDTLVQFGGFLASNLSTEDYIKQVPSIDVLCNEFHTPHDAAFFLSRPMYAHHISSKYDELKKSEKGSKQQHKVHKYITSCEMVMAPVHEAVVSLHVSKVWDDISPQFCATFWSLTMYDLAVPHTSYEREVNKLKVQMKAIDDNQEMPPNKKKKEKERCTALQDKLLEEEKKQMEHVQRVLQRLKLEKDNWLLAKSTKNETITKFLQLCIFPRCIFSAIDAVYCARFVELVHQQKTPNFSTLLCYDRVFSDIIYTVASCTENEASRYGRFLCCMLETVTRWHSDRATYEKECGNYPGFLTILRATGFDGGNKADQLDYENFRHVVHKWHYKLTKASVHCLETGEYTHIRNILIVLTKILPWYPKVLNLGQALERRVHKICQEEKEKRPDLYALAMGYSGQLKSRKSYMIPENEFHHKDPPLRNAVASVQNGPGGGPSSSLIRSVSKLDESSIEDTDKLKERSQCRVKAVNKASSAAPKGNSSNGNSGSNSSKAVKENDKEKGKEKEKEKKEKTPATTPEARVLGKDSKEKPKEERPNKDEKAREMKERTPKSDKEKEKFKKEEKAKDEKFKTTVPNVESKSTQEKEREKELSRERDIAKEMKSKENVKGGEKTPVSGSLKSPVPRSDIAEPEREQKHRKIDTHPSPSHSSTVKVTAILPKVPLGSENYASSPVISIHCLQDSLIELKESSAKLYINHTPLPLSKNKEREMDKKDLDKSRERSREREKKDEKDRKERKRDHSNNDREVPPDLTKRRKEENGTMGVSKHKSESPCESPYPNERDKEKNKSKSSGKEKGSNSFKSEKMDKISSGGKKGVDRPLS is encoded by the exons ATGGCGGCCGCAACTGTGGTGATTCCCGTAGAGTGGATAAAGAACTGGGAGAAATCAGGGAGAGGCGAATTTTTACGTTTATGCCGGATCCtcagtgaaaataaaagccaCGATAGTTCAACTTATAGAGATTTCCAGCAAGCTCTTTATGAATTATCATACCATGTCATTAAAGGAAATCTAAAGCATGAACAGGCATCTAATGTTCTTAGTGACATTAGTGAATTTCGTGAGGATATGCCCTCCATTCTTgctgatgtgttctgcatattaGATATTGAGACAAATTGtttagaagaaaaaagcaaaggagactaTTTTACACGATTGGTATTAGCATGTTTGTATTTAGTTTCAGACACAGTTCTAAAGGAACGCTTGGATCCAGAAACATTGGAATCGTTAGGGCTTATCAAACAATCACAGCAGTTCAATCAAAAGTCAGTTAAAATCAAGACAAAACTCTTTTATAAGCAGcaaaaatttaatttgttaagagaagaaaatgaaggttATGCCAAGCTGATTGCTGAACTGGGGCAAGATTTATCTGGAAATATTACTAGTGATTTaatcttagaaaatataaaatctttaatAGGATGCTTTAATCTGGATCCCAATAGAGTTCTGGATGTCATTTTAGAAGTGTTTGAATGCAGGCCAGAACACGATgacttctttatatctttattagAATCTTACATGAGTATGTGTGAACCGCAAACACTGTGTCATATTCTTGGGTTCAAATTCAAGTTTTATCAGGAACCAATTGGAGAGACTCCTTCATCTTTATACAGAGTTGCAGCAGTACTTCTACAATTTAACCTTATTGATTTAGATGATCTTTATGTACATCTTCTTCCAGCTGATAATTGCATTATGGATGAACACAAACAAGAAATTGTAGAAGCTAAGCAGATCGTTAGAAAACTTACAATGGTTGTATTGTCTTCTGATAAAATTgacgagagagagaaagaaaaggaaaaag gaaaaatggagAAACCACCTGACAACCAAAAACTTGGTTTGTTGGAAGCCTTGTTAAAGATTGGGGATTGGCAGCATGCGCAGAGCATTATGGATCAGATGCCGCCATACTACGCAGCTTCACATAAACTAATAGCCCTTGCTATTTGCAAGCTTATTCATATAACTATTGAGCCTCTCTACCGAAGAGTTGGTGTTCCTAAAGGCGCTAAAGGTTCACCTGTTAGTGCTTTGCAAAATAAGAGAGCACCAAAACAAGCAGAGAGCTTTGAAGATTTGAGGAGAGACGTCTTCAATATGTTCTGTTACCTTGGTCCCCACCTTTCTCACGATCCCATTTTATTCGCAAAAATGGTGCGGATAGGCAAGTCGTTTATGAAGGAGTTTCAGTCTGATGGAAGCAAAcgagaagataaagagaaaacgGAAGTTATCCTTAGCTGTTTGCTTAGCATTACTGACCAGGTATtacttccatctctttctttGATGGACTGCAATGCTTGTATGTCTGAGGAACTAT gaatgtttaaaatatttccgTATCAGCATAGATACCGTCTGTATGGCCAGTGGAAGAATGAAACTTACAACAGTCATGCACTTTTAGTAAAAGTTAAAGCTCAAACAATAGACAGAGCCAAATATATCATGAAGCGTCTAACCAAGGAAAATGTGAAGCCTTCTGGAAGACAAATTGGGAAGTTGAGCCACAGCAATCCAACCATTTTGTTTGATTATATCTTGTCACAAATACAGAAGTATGATAACTTGATAACACCTGTAATCGATTCATTGAAATACCTCACTTCGTTGAATTATGATGTCTTGGCCTATTGTATCATTGAAGCTTTAGCTAatccagaaaaggagaaaatgaaacatgACGACACAACAATCTCAAGTTGGCTTCAGAGTCTGGCTAGTTTCTGTGGTGCAGTTTTTCGTAAATATCCAATTGATCTTGCTGGTCTTCTTCAGTATGTGGCTAATCAGCTAAAGGCAGGGAAAAGTTTTGACCTGCTTATACTGAAAGAAGTGATACAAAAAATGGCAGGAAtagaaattacagaagaaatgaCAATGGAGCAACTAGAAGCCATGACTGGTGGAGAGCAACTAAAAGCTGAGGGTGGTTATTTTGGCCAGATAAGAAACACTAAAAAATCCTCCCAGAGATTAAAGGATGCACTATTAGACCATGATCTTGCTCTTCCTCTCTGCTTGCTTATGGCTCAGCAGAGGAATGGGATAATCTTTCAGGAAGGtgaagagaaacatttaaaactTGTGGGAAAACTCTATGATCAGTGCCATGATACCCTGGTACAGTTTGGTGGTTTTTTAGCATCTAATCTAAGCACAGAAGATTATATAAAGCAAGTGCCTTCAATTGATGTGCTCTGTAATGAATTTCACACACCTCATGATGCAGCATTTTTCCTGTCTAGGCCAATGTATGCACACCATATTTCGTCAAAGTATGATGAACTTAAAAAATCAGAGAAGGGAAGTAAACAGCAGCATAAAGTTCATAAGTACatcacatcatgtgaaatggtgaTGGCTCCTGTTCATGAAGCAGTGGTTTCCTTACACGTTTCCAAAGTCTGGGATGACATCAGTCCTCAATTCTGTGCCACATTCTGGTCATTGACAATGTATGACCTTGCAGTTCCACATACCAGCTATGAACGGGAAGTCAATAAACTTAAAGTCCAGATGAAAGCAATTGATGACAATCAGGAAATGcctccaaataaaaagaaaaaagagaaggagcGATGTACTGCCCTTCAGGACAAGCttcttgaagaagaaaagaaacagatggaACATGTACAGCGAGTTCTGCAGAGACTGAAACTGGAAAAGGACAACTGGCTTTTAGCAAAATCTACCAAAAATGAGACCATCACAAAATTTCTACAGTTGTGTATATTTCCTCGATGTATTTTTTCCGCAATTGATGCTGTTTACTGTGCTCGTTTTGTTGAATTGGTACATCAACAGAAAACTCCAAATTTTTCCACACTTCTTTGCTATGATAGAGTTTTCTCTGATATAATTTACACAGTCGCAAGCTGTACTGAAAATGAAGCTAGTCGATATGGGAGATTCCTTTGCTGCATGTTAGAGACTGTgaccaggtggcacagtgatagaGCCACATATGAAAAGGAATGTGGAAATTATCCAGGATTCCTTACTATATTACGAGCAACTGGATTTGATGGTGGAAATAAAGCTGATCAATTAGACTATGAAAATTTTCGACATGTTGTACACAAATGGCATTACAAACTAACCAAGGCATCAGTACATTGCCTTGAAACAGGTGAATATACTCACATCAGGAATATCTTGATTGTGCTAACAAAAATACTTCCTTGGTACCCAAAAGTTTTGAATCTGGGTCAGGCTTTGGAAAGAAGAGTGCATAAAATCTgccaagaggaaaaagagaagaggcCAGATTTATATGCACTGGCTATGGGCTACTCTGGGCAGTTGAAAAGTAGAAAGTCATACATGATACCTGAAAATGAGTTTCATCACAAAGACCCCCCTCTGAGGAATGCAGTTGCCAGTGTACAAAATGGGCCTGGTGGTGGGCCTTCTTCATCGTTGATCAGAAGTGTATCTAAGTTGGACGAAAGCAGTATCGAGGACACTGATAAATTGAAGGAGAGATCTCAGTGTCGTGTGAAAGCTGTTAATAAAGCTTCTAGTGCCGCACCAAAAGGGAATTCAAGTAATGGAAATAGCGGCTCTAACAGCAGCAAAGCtgttaaagaaaatgacaaagagaaaggaaaagagaaagaaaaagagaaaaaagaaaagactccaGCTACTACTCCAGAGGCCCGAGTACTTGGTAAAGATAGTAAAGAAAAACCAAAGGAAGAACGgccaaataaagatgaaaaagcaagagagatgaaGGAAAGAACACCTAAATctgacaaagagaaagaaaaattcaagaaggaagaaaaagctaAAGATGAGAAATTCAAGACCACTGTCCCGAATGTAGAATCAAAGTcaactcaagaaaaagaaagagagaaggagctgTCCAGAGAACGAGatatagcaaaggaaatgaaatcaaaggaaaatgttAAAGGAGGAGAGAAAACACCAGTTTCTGGGTCCTTGAAGTCACCTGTTCCCCGATCAGATATTGCAGAGCCTGAAAGGGAACAGAAACATCGCAAAATTGATACCCATCCTTCTCCATCACATTCCTCAACAGTAAAGGTTACAGCCATACTTCCCAAAGTTCCTCTGGGTTCTGAGAACTATGCCAGCTCACCTGTCATCTCCATTCATTGTCTACAGGACAGTCTCATCGAACTCAAGGAGTCTTCAGCAAAGCTCTACATTAATCATACTCCTCTACCACTGTCCAAGAATAAGGAGAGAGAAATGGACAAGAAAGATTTGGACAAGTCAAGGGAAAgatccagagaaagagaaaaaaaagatgaaaaggacaGGAAAGAGCGGAAAAGGGATCACTCAAACAATGACCGAGAAGTGCCACCAGACTTAACCAAGAGGCGGAAAGAGGAAAATGGAACAATGGGGGTTTCAAAACACAAAAGTGAAAGTCCATGTGAGTCTCCTTATCCAAATGAGagagacaaggaaaaaaataagtcaaaatcTTCAGGCAAAGAAAAAGGTAGCAACTCATTTAAATCTGAAAAGATGGATAAAATCTCCTCTGGTGGCAAAAAGGGCGTGGACAGACCCCTAAGCTGA